The sequence below is a genomic window from Methanocella sp..
CGATCTTCTGGCTGGTGAGCATGGTCTTCTCCGCGGAAGCGCGGTTGAGGACCACGCCTCCCACCGCTCCACCGACCATCTCCGTGAGCACCTTGATCTTCACTGCGTCGGCCAGTGACGAGAGCTCGGGATTCACAACGAGCAGGACTTCGTCGGCGATCGCAAGGGGTATGACGCCGTCCTTGCTGATGCCTGCAGGGGCATCGATGAGCACATAGTCGGCGCCGGTTACGAGCTTGCTCATGACGAACTGGAGCCGGTCCGGGTCGGCGTTCTGGAAACCCTGGAGCGATATGCCGCTCGGCACCACGCGGAGCCCGGTTGGAAGCTCATAGATAGCCTGCTGGATGTCCGCCTTGCCGGCGAGGACCTCGTGCAGTGTGATCTTACTCTTTTCCAGCCCCAGCACGAGGCCGAGGTTGGCCATTCCTATGTCCGCGTCCAGAATTATCGTACGCTTGCCTAACAGCGCC
It includes:
- the minD gene encoding cell division ATPase MinD, coding for MTKVFTIASGKGGTGKTMTTANLGTALALLGKRTIILDADIGMANLGLVLGLEKSKITLHEVLAGKADIQQAIYELPTGLRVVPSGISLQGFQNADPDRLQFVMSKLVTGADYVLIDAPAGISKDGVIPLAIADEVLLVVNPELSSLADAVKIKVLTEMVGGAVGGVVLNRASAEKTMLTSQKIGQIMGAEVLEVIPEDASVRRAAAFKTPVVVMYPDSPAAKGFKKLAAKIAGTKAVPMETADGKSESFIDRLARSIFGGV